In a single window of the Streptomyces cinnabarinus genome:
- a CDS encoding DUF5925 domain-containing protein, translating to MSANPHDALPIRLNVDDSDSPSDVVDALFLGRFATGEQPYSHAANIDRVRSGATLLPPGARVLRVARDDDRSATLAEGDGWTVLISRWNRGADVTVTATTAELAKKVLDQATDGAADEPEPQPENVTMGFWYVSPRRGPHRTTRQISAGTWEEVRANYTAPVADAMDGLMKTTPEDIAGRLLLLHGPPGTGKTSALRTLARSWRDWCQVDCVLDPERLFSDVGYLMDIAIGEDDSSGKGRWRLLLLEDCDELIRGEAKHTAGQALSRLLNLTDGLLGQGRNVLVGVTTNEDLERLHPAVVRPGRCLARIEVGPLTRSEAVGWLGAEEGVGREGATLAELYALRRGTSPTSLPEPRGGADAGLYL from the coding sequence ATGTCTGCGAACCCACACGACGCTCTGCCGATCCGGCTCAACGTCGACGACAGCGACTCCCCGTCCGACGTCGTCGACGCGCTGTTCCTCGGCCGCTTCGCGACGGGCGAGCAGCCTTACTCGCACGCGGCGAACATCGACCGGGTACGCTCCGGCGCCACCCTGCTGCCGCCGGGCGCGCGGGTGCTGCGCGTCGCCCGCGACGACGACCGCAGCGCGACGCTGGCGGAGGGCGACGGCTGGACCGTGCTGATCTCCCGCTGGAACCGCGGCGCCGACGTCACGGTCACCGCGACCACCGCGGAACTGGCGAAGAAGGTCCTCGACCAGGCCACCGACGGCGCGGCGGACGAACCCGAGCCACAGCCGGAGAACGTGACCATGGGCTTCTGGTACGTCTCCCCCAGGCGCGGCCCGCACCGCACCACCCGCCAGATCTCCGCGGGCACCTGGGAGGAGGTACGGGCCAACTACACCGCGCCGGTGGCGGACGCGATGGACGGCCTGATGAAGACGACCCCCGAGGACATCGCGGGCCGCCTCCTCCTGCTGCACGGCCCGCCGGGCACCGGCAAGACCTCCGCGCTGCGCACCCTCGCCCGCTCCTGGCGGGACTGGTGCCAGGTGGACTGCGTCCTGGACCCCGAGCGGCTCTTCTCCGACGTGGGCTATCTGATGGACATCGCGATCGGCGAGGACGACTCGTCCGGCAAGGGCCGCTGGCGGCTGCTGCTCCTGGAGGACTGCGACGAGCTGATCCGCGGCGAGGCCAAGCACACCGCGGGGCAGGCGCTGTCCCGGCTGCTGAACCTCACCGACGGACTGCTGGGCCAGGGCCGCAACGTCCTGGTCGGCGTCACCACCAACGAGGACCTGGAGCGCCTGCACCCGGCCGTGGTCCGCCCCGGCCGCTGTCTGGCTCGCATCGAGGTTGGCCCGCTGACCAGGTCGGAAGCGGTGGGCTGGCTGGGCGCGGAGGAGGGTGTGGGCCGCGAGGGCGCCACGCTGGCGGAGCTGTACGCACTGCGCCGGGGCACGTCCCCGACGTCGCTGCCGGAGCCGCGGGGCGGGGCGGACGCGGGGCTGTACCTGTAG
- a CDS encoding lipopolysaccharide biosynthesis protein — protein MSDTTTTTEAAQPAAQAPEQSGRGSQLFRNAYALMLNTGISAVLGLGFWLAAARYYSESAVGQGSAAIAAMKFLAGLTAVALTGALARFIPIAGRATGRLIFRTYAGSSVIVALAAGVFLLTLDVWGPSYRFLDTPVAGVGFVVAVVAWNLLTLQDGVLTGLRSALWVPVGNTAFSAVKLGLLVAFAAAVPTTGVFVSWVAAIAISVLPLGWLVFRRLVPRHVKSTAEHTKQPSLKEIGKFLAGDYTGSLFSLAVVYLIPVIVAAQVSSEDNAYFYITATIGGTVNLLAINMGASLTVEGSHDPSRLAANTRAALKRMAKIMVPVAAVLFFGAPWILGVFGAGYADAATPLLRWFAVGGLLRVVMETYFAVLRAQSRTAGLAWLQGLLCALVLGLTLALLPRMGLTGAGVAEIVSLAVIVAIAAPKLYRTVLTAPPEVPAGAAPDGDLADLGTKEGTTARRPAWALDSDTLGLGIHVDFDHLERRPDVRPGPGTPPTGLPAVRRPTWAVGLPVEKREPEVDAPFEAEEKAVVPDVPEAVREEEPREPEEEPVAAGLLPTRLGVVLGCLLTAALLLYWVPALRLGEADLDEMGGLGLISVLPMSTLIGAGLLVTVFASLLWLGREHRALLLVTLLATVVSLHALPALIETEPRFATAWQHLGFLDHIDRTGSAVPDLDARWSWPGFFAVAAFVAQACGISDLTEVIRWWPLTMQLLYLVPMFLLTRSMRASWRARWTGIWVFVLSGWVGQDYFSPQGFTYLLYLVFAAILLVWFRAPRVIWTRVRPGELEVEPTNRRQRAVLLLVVIGLFAASVPAHQLTPFVMLGVLAGLVLVGRSELRGLPILFGVLVISWIGFMAEPYWSGHFDELFGGVGGVGSNVSSSVSGRIEGGSSTHKLVLYTRVLLAGGVMAMACWGWWRRRDHQYRERSLLVLTFVPFLGFGMQSYGGEMALRVFMFALPGAALLAGLALFPRTGVTAKERDKDRVSLAPLAAFLAGLVLMGGFLVTRWGNEPFERVRPGEVAAMEYVYAHDDPSLRLLWLSNDTVNVVTPSMPWGARDMEKVEYLPTLAPVDPVLVSGLVKALKDAGPNSYLMINRSQVTYLRLDVGYSDSWEPRLIQNLDRRQELKKVFVNEDVTMYALRKQPAGEVPKADPGPIGPQVTWTPWSVVGALAALALIVLLTAREVVRVAVRPSVRQLRWLQSTFWFSLPLLAVLLASLVQRFLTIE, from the coding sequence GTGTCTGACACGACGACCACGACCGAGGCCGCGCAGCCCGCCGCCCAGGCGCCCGAGCAGTCGGGGCGCGGCAGTCAGCTGTTCCGCAACGCCTACGCCCTGATGCTCAACACCGGTATCTCCGCGGTGCTCGGTCTCGGTTTCTGGCTGGCCGCGGCCCGCTACTACTCCGAGTCGGCCGTCGGCCAGGGCTCCGCCGCCATCGCCGCGATGAAGTTCCTCGCGGGGCTGACCGCGGTGGCCCTGACCGGCGCGCTGGCGCGGTTCATCCCGATCGCGGGCCGCGCCACCGGGCGGCTGATCTTCCGTACGTACGCGGGCAGTTCGGTGATCGTGGCGCTGGCGGCGGGGGTCTTCCTGCTGACGCTGGACGTGTGGGGGCCGTCGTACCGCTTCCTGGACACGCCGGTGGCCGGGGTCGGTTTCGTGGTCGCCGTCGTCGCGTGGAATCTGCTGACGCTCCAGGACGGGGTGCTGACCGGGCTGCGCAGCGCGCTGTGGGTGCCGGTCGGCAACACCGCGTTCTCGGCGGTGAAGCTGGGCCTGCTGGTGGCGTTCGCGGCGGCGGTCCCGACCACCGGGGTGTTCGTCTCCTGGGTCGCGGCCATCGCGATCTCGGTGCTGCCGCTCGGCTGGCTGGTGTTCCGGCGGCTGGTGCCACGGCATGTGAAGTCGACCGCGGAGCACACGAAACAGCCGTCCCTGAAGGAGATCGGCAAGTTCCTCGCGGGCGACTACACCGGCTCGCTGTTCTCGCTCGCCGTGGTCTACCTGATCCCCGTGATCGTGGCCGCGCAGGTCAGCTCCGAGGACAACGCCTACTTCTACATCACCGCCACCATAGGCGGCACGGTCAACCTCCTCGCCATCAACATGGGCGCCTCGCTCACCGTGGAGGGCTCGCACGACCCGAGCCGACTCGCCGCCAACACCCGGGCCGCGTTGAAGCGGATGGCGAAAATCATGGTCCCGGTCGCGGCGGTCCTGTTCTTCGGGGCGCCGTGGATCCTCGGTGTGTTCGGCGCGGGCTACGCGGACGCGGCCACCCCGCTGCTGCGCTGGTTCGCGGTCGGCGGGCTGCTGCGGGTCGTGATGGAGACCTACTTCGCGGTGCTGCGGGCGCAGAGCCGCACCGCCGGACTGGCCTGGCTCCAGGGCCTGTTGTGCGCGCTGGTGCTGGGTCTGACGCTGGCGCTCCTGCCGCGGATGGGGCTGACCGGCGCGGGTGTCGCCGAGATCGTCTCGCTCGCGGTGATCGTGGCGATCGCCGCGCCCAAGCTGTACCGGACGGTGCTGACCGCGCCGCCCGAGGTCCCCGCGGGCGCGGCGCCCGACGGTGACCTCGCGGACCTGGGGACGAAGGAGGGGACGACCGCGCGCAGGCCCGCCTGGGCGCTGGACTCCGACACCCTCGGCCTCGGCATCCATGTCGACTTCGACCACCTGGAACGCCGGCCCGACGTCCGGCCGGGCCCCGGCACCCCGCCGACCGGACTGCCCGCGGTGCGGCGGCCCACGTGGGCCGTGGGACTCCCGGTCGAGAAGCGCGAGCCGGAGGTGGACGCACCGTTCGAGGCGGAGGAGAAGGCGGTCGTACCGGACGTTCCGGAGGCGGTACGGGAGGAGGAGCCGCGCGAGCCCGAGGAGGAGCCCGTGGCGGCGGGGCTGCTGCCGACCCGGCTCGGCGTGGTCCTCGGCTGTCTGCTGACCGCCGCGCTGCTGCTGTACTGGGTGCCCGCGCTCCGGCTCGGCGAGGCCGATCTGGACGAGATGGGCGGGCTCGGGCTGATCTCGGTGCTGCCCATGTCCACGCTGATCGGCGCCGGGCTGCTGGTCACCGTGTTCGCCTCGCTGCTCTGGCTGGGCCGCGAGCACCGGGCGCTGCTGCTGGTGACGCTGCTGGCGACCGTGGTCTCGCTGCACGCCCTGCCCGCGCTGATCGAGACCGAGCCGCGGTTCGCCACGGCCTGGCAGCATCTGGGCTTCCTGGACCACATCGACCGCACCGGGTCCGCCGTACCGGACCTGGACGCGCGCTGGAGCTGGCCGGGTTTCTTCGCGGTGGCCGCGTTCGTGGCGCAGGCGTGCGGGATCTCGGATCTGACCGAGGTCATCCGCTGGTGGCCGCTGACGATGCAACTGCTGTACCTGGTCCCGATGTTCCTGCTGACCCGTTCGATGCGGGCGAGCTGGCGGGCCCGCTGGACCGGGATCTGGGTGTTCGTGCTCAGCGGCTGGGTCGGGCAGGACTACTTCTCGCCGCAGGGCTTCACCTATCTCCTCTATCTGGTGTTCGCGGCGATCCTGCTGGTCTGGTTCCGGGCGCCGCGGGTGATCTGGACGAGGGTGCGGCCGGGCGAGCTGGAGGTGGAGCCGACGAACCGGCGGCAGCGGGCGGTGCTGCTGCTGGTCGTGATCGGGCTGTTCGCGGCCAGCGTCCCGGCCCACCAGCTCACTCCGTTCGTGATGCTGGGCGTGCTGGCGGGGCTCGTGCTCGTCGGCCGCAGCGAACTGCGCGGGCTGCCCATCCTGTTCGGGGTGCTGGTGATCTCCTGGATCGGCTTCATGGCGGAGCCGTACTGGTCCGGGCACTTCGACGAGCTGTTCGGCGGTGTCGGCGGCGTCGGCTCCAATGTCTCCTCGTCGGTCTCCGGCCGGATCGAGGGCGGCAGCTCCACCCACAAGCTGGTGCTGTACACCCGGGTGCTGCTGGCCGGCGGGGTGATGGCGATGGCCTGCTGGGGCTGGTGGCGCCGCCGCGATCACCAGTACCGCGAACGCTCCCTGCTGGTCCTCACCTTCGTCCCGTTCCTCGGCTTCGGCATGCAGAGCTACGGCGGCGAGATGGCGCTGCGCGTCTTCATGTTCGCGCTGCCGGGCGCGGCTCTGCTGGCCGGGCTCGCGCTGTTCCCGCGTACCGGCGTCACCGCGAAGGAGCGCGACAAGGACCGGGTGAGCCTCGCTCCGCTGGCCGCGTTCCTGGCGGGCCTGGTCCTCATGGGCGGCTTCCTGGTGACCCGTTGGGGCAATGAGCCGTTCGAGCGGGTCAGGCCGGGCGAGGTCGCGGCCATGGAGTACGTCTACGCCCATGACGATCCGAGTCTGCGGCTGCTGTGGCTGAGCAACGACACGGTCAACGTCGTGACGCCGTCGATGCCGTGGGGCGCGCGGGACATGGAGAAGGTGGAGTATCTGCCGACACTGGCGCCGGTCGATCCGGTGCTGGTGTCAGGCCTGGTCAAGGCGCTCAAGGACGCGGGTCCGAACTCGTATCTGATGATCAACCGCAGTCAGGTCACCTATCTGCGGCTCGATGTCGGCTACTCGGACAGCTGGGAGCCGCGGCTGATCCAGAACCTGGACCGGCGCCAGGAGCTGAAGAAGGTCTTCGTCAACGAGGACGTGACGATGTACGCGCTGCGCAAGCAGCCCGCCGGCGAGGTCCCGAAGGCCGATCCCGGGCCGATCGGGCCGCAGGTGACCTGGACGCCGTGGTCGGTGGTCGGGGCGCTGGCGGCGCTCGCGCTGATCGTGCTGCTGACGGCGCGCGAGGTGGTGCGGGTCGCGGTCCGGCCGAGCGTGCGCCAACTGCGGTGGCTTCAGAGCACGTTCTGGTTCTCGCTGCCGTTGCTGGCGGTGCTGCTGGCGTCGCTGGTGCAGCGGTTCCTGACGATCGAGTAG
- a CDS encoding glycosyltransferase family 2 protein: MSGPDISVVICAYTEDRWEDILAAVASVRAQSRPALETLLVVDHNDPLRERLAKEYKEAGDVRVLANAGPRGLSAGRNTGIAASYGEVIAFLDDDAVAERDWLRHFAEGYTDPRVMAVGGRTEPIWASGRRPAWFPEEFDWVVGCTYRGLPPGRVRVRNVLGGNASFRRTAFDAAGGFATGIGRDGDRLPLGCEETELCIRLTRARPDALLLIDDRAVIHHRVPEAREHFGYFRTRAYAEGLSKALVARSVGADKGLESERRYTTRVLPAGVVRGLRDAVLARPGGAGRAGAIVAGVLTAAGGYVIGSVRARRGGATYAVAAIEGAEDD; encoded by the coding sequence TTGAGCGGTCCCGACATCTCCGTCGTGATCTGCGCCTACACCGAGGACCGCTGGGAGGACATCCTCGCGGCGGTCGCCTCGGTGCGGGCGCAGTCCCGCCCGGCCCTGGAGACACTGCTGGTCGTCGACCACAACGACCCGCTCCGGGAGCGCCTGGCCAAGGAGTACAAGGAGGCCGGGGACGTCCGGGTGCTCGCCAACGCGGGCCCCCGCGGACTGTCCGCCGGCCGGAACACCGGCATCGCCGCCTCCTACGGCGAGGTGATCGCCTTCCTCGACGACGACGCCGTGGCCGAGCGGGACTGGCTGCGGCACTTCGCCGAGGGCTACACCGACCCGCGGGTGATGGCGGTCGGCGGGCGCACCGAGCCCATCTGGGCCTCGGGCCGCCGTCCGGCCTGGTTCCCGGAGGAGTTCGACTGGGTGGTCGGCTGCACCTACCGCGGCCTGCCGCCGGGCCGGGTCCGGGTGCGCAACGTCCTCGGCGGCAACGCCTCCTTCCGGCGTACCGCGTTCGACGCGGCGGGCGGCTTCGCCACCGGCATCGGCCGCGACGGCGACCGGCTGCCCCTGGGCTGCGAGGAGACGGAGCTGTGCATCCGCCTCACCCGGGCCAGACCCGACGCGCTGCTGCTGATCGACGACCGTGCGGTGATCCACCACCGGGTGCCCGAGGCGCGTGAGCACTTCGGGTACTTCCGCACGCGCGCCTACGCCGAGGGCCTGTCCAAGGCGCTGGTGGCGCGGAGTGTCGGCGCGGACAAGGGACTTGAGTCGGAGCGCCGGTACACCACCCGGGTCCTCCCGGCCGGGGTGGTCCGCGGGCTGCGGGACGCGGTGCTGGCCCGGCCGGGGGGCGCGGGCCGCGCGGGCGCGATCGTCGCCGGGGTGCTCACCGCGGCCGGTGGGTATGTGATCGGCAGCGTTCGGGCACGCAGGGGCGGCGCCACGTATGCGGTGGCGGCGATCGAGGGGGCGGAGGATGACTGA
- a CDS encoding glycosyltransferase family 2 protein → MSSVLRPAASGDKYRTAGAYRPVSSHLAIAPPVSVVIPAMNEAENLPYVFKTLPDWIHEVVLVDGNSTDNTVEVARELWPEVKVVEQRGKGKGDALITGFEACSGDIIVMVDADGSADGQEIVSYVSALVSGADFAKGSRFANGGGTDDMTFIRKLGNWALCTIVNRKFGARYTDLCYGYNAFWRHCLDKIDLDCTGFEVETLMNIRVVKAGLKVQEIPSHEYLRIYGTSNLRAVRDGFRVLNVILKERSNRRDLRRRAERSPMLDSVRGEVS, encoded by the coding sequence ATGAGCTCAGTTCTGCGCCCGGCGGCCTCGGGTGACAAGTACCGCACGGCCGGGGCGTACCGGCCCGTCTCCTCGCATCTGGCGATAGCGCCGCCGGTGAGCGTCGTCATCCCGGCCATGAACGAGGCGGAGAATCTTCCGTACGTCTTCAAGACACTGCCGGACTGGATCCACGAAGTGGTGCTGGTCGACGGCAACTCCACGGACAACACCGTCGAAGTGGCCCGCGAGCTGTGGCCGGAGGTGAAGGTCGTGGAGCAGCGTGGCAAGGGCAAGGGGGACGCCCTGATCACCGGGTTCGAGGCGTGCTCCGGCGACATCATCGTGATGGTCGACGCGGACGGCTCGGCCGACGGGCAGGAGATCGTCAGCTATGTCTCGGCGCTGGTCTCCGGCGCCGACTTCGCCAAGGGGTCGCGCTTCGCCAACGGCGGCGGCACCGACGACATGACCTTCATCCGCAAGCTCGGCAACTGGGCGCTGTGCACCATCGTGAACCGCAAGTTCGGCGCGCGCTACACGGACCTGTGCTACGGCTACAACGCCTTCTGGCGGCACTGCCTGGACAAGATCGACCTCGACTGCACGGGCTTCGAGGTGGAGACGCTGATGAACATCCGGGTGGTCAAGGCGGGTCTGAAGGTGCAGGAGATACCCAGCCACGAGTACCTCCGGATCTACGGCACCAGCAATCTGCGCGCCGTGCGGGACGGGTTCCGGGTGCTCAACGTGATCCTGAAGGAACGCTCCAACCGGCGCGATCTGCGCCGCCGCGCCGAGCGCTCCCCGATGCTCGACTCGGTCCGGGGAGAGGTGTCTTGA
- a CDS encoding polysaccharide deacetylase family protein has protein sequence MTDRAETTDVAVPILMYHAVSSEPNDATRGLSVSPEAFAEQMAVIAGLGLSPVGTAELAARWRHGRPLPARPVLVTFDDGYEGVHRHALPVLAKHGFPATLFVSTGWLRGPYDTGGALDTMLDWDQVRELAAAGVEIGGHSHTHPQLDQLPDDALRRELILCKEIVSDQLGTVPASFAYPYGYSSRRVREAVRETGYAQALAVGNGLARRRQGPYALRRVTVRRSTGAEEFQRLVEGRAITRTFARDLALTKGYAMVRRARQVRRKAGRTRV, from the coding sequence ATGACTGACCGGGCCGAGACGACCGACGTCGCCGTGCCGATCCTCATGTACCACGCGGTGTCGTCCGAGCCGAACGACGCCACCCGTGGGCTCTCGGTGTCGCCGGAGGCGTTCGCCGAGCAGATGGCGGTCATCGCCGGTCTGGGCCTCAGCCCGGTCGGCACGGCCGAGCTGGCGGCCCGCTGGCGGCACGGACGCCCGCTGCCCGCGCGGCCGGTGCTGGTGACCTTCGACGACGGCTATGAGGGCGTGCACCGGCACGCCCTGCCCGTGCTCGCCAAACACGGCTTCCCGGCCACGCTCTTCGTCTCCACCGGCTGGCTGCGCGGCCCGTACGACACCGGCGGGGCCCTGGACACCATGCTGGACTGGGACCAGGTCCGCGAACTCGCCGCGGCCGGAGTGGAGATCGGCGGCCACAGCCACACCCACCCGCAGCTCGACCAGCTCCCGGACGACGCGCTGCGCCGGGAGCTGATCCTGTGCAAGGAGATCGTCTCGGACCAGCTCGGTACCGTCCCCGCCTCGTTCGCCTACCCGTACGGCTACTCCAGCCGCCGGGTCCGCGAGGCGGTGCGCGAGACGGGGTACGCCCAGGCGCTCGCCGTCGGCAACGGCCTCGCCCGCCGCCGGCAGGGCCCGTACGCGCTGCGCCGGGTCACCGTGCGCCGCAGTACCGGCGCCGAGGAGTTCCAGCGGCTGGTCGAGGGCCGCGCGATCACCCGTACGTTCGCCCGGGACCTCGCCCTCACCAAGGGCTACGCCATGGTCCGCAGAGCCCGACAGGTACGCCGGAAGGCCGGCCGAACCCGTGTCTGA
- a CDS encoding DUF72 domain-containing protein — protein sequence MPLFIGTSGWQYKDWREVLYPSGCPMRLWLEEYAAHFATVELNNAFYRLPTRENFEAWRERVPGDFVIAVKASRYLTHIKRLRDPGEPVTRLMTHAQGLGRHLGPVLLQLPPTLHADAALLDACLACFPSGTRVAVEPRHDSWWTRTVQEVLRSHGAALCWADIASRPATPLWRTADWGYVRFHEGAARPWPRYGRQSLSTWATRIAQTWPSGRDVYAYFNNDPGGAAVRDATEFARVATKAGLTVTRTPDRVPTS from the coding sequence ATGCCCCTGTTCATCGGCACCTCGGGGTGGCAGTACAAGGACTGGCGGGAGGTCCTGTACCCCTCCGGGTGCCCGATGCGCCTGTGGCTGGAGGAGTACGCGGCTCACTTCGCGACGGTAGAGCTCAACAACGCCTTCTACCGGCTGCCGACGCGGGAGAACTTCGAGGCGTGGCGGGAGCGGGTACCCGGGGACTTCGTGATCGCGGTGAAGGCGAGCCGCTACCTGACCCACATCAAGCGCCTGCGGGACCCCGGGGAACCGGTGACCCGCCTCATGACCCACGCCCAGGGCCTCGGCCGCCACCTGGGCCCGGTCCTCCTCCAGCTCCCCCCGACCCTGCACGCCGACGCCGCTCTCCTGGACGCGTGCCTGGCCTGCTTCCCGTCCGGCACACGGGTGGCGGTGGAGCCGCGCCACGACTCGTGGTGGACACGGACGGTCCAGGAGGTCCTGCGGTCCCACGGCGCGGCCCTGTGCTGGGCGGACATCGCGTCCCGCCCGGCGACCCCGTTGTGGCGCACGGCGGACTGGGGCTACGTCCGCTTCCACGAGGGCGCGGCCCGGCCCTGGCCGCGCTACGGCCGACAGTCCCTGTCGACGTGGGCGACCCGCATCGCGCAGACATGGCCGTCCGGCCGGGATGTGTACGCGTACTTCAACAACGACCCGGGCGGCGCGGCGGTGAGGGACGCGACGGAGTTCGCACGGGTGGCGACGAAGGCGGGGCTGACGGTGACGAGAACACCCGACCGGGTTCCGACCTCCTAG
- a CDS encoding GNAT family N-acetyltransferase, with amino-acid sequence MDISVYRPGELTAADRTAWTAMQSKAHLHGSPELANPFLSPEFALAVGRCRPGVRIAVVRESGEPAAFFPYQRTAAGVGRAVGLGVSDAQGLVHRPGFGWDTRELLRACGLAVWEFDHLVEGQSAFAAEATGTFPSPVMDVDQGYEVYLGQLRERSPKFTRTTLAKERKLGRDHPDVRYVHDERDPAALRTLMEWKSAQYRRTGRSDRFASDWITRLVEQLFHTRTESFAGVLSVLYTGDKPIAAHFGLRTERVLACWFPAYDPAFSKYSPGLVLHLRMAEAAAADGIAYLDLGRGQKEYKDSLKSRELSVAEGWVTRSHPVAFGHRARRAPVRALRNVVVSRPELFEPADRLLKRVGKIRSGRK; translated from the coding sequence GTGGACATCAGCGTGTACCGCCCCGGCGAGCTGACCGCCGCCGACCGGACGGCGTGGACGGCGATGCAGTCCAAGGCCCATCTGCACGGGTCGCCCGAGCTGGCGAACCCTTTCCTTTCACCCGAGTTCGCGCTCGCGGTCGGCCGCTGCCGGCCCGGGGTGCGGATAGCGGTCGTCCGGGAGTCCGGCGAGCCCGCCGCGTTCTTCCCGTACCAGCGCACCGCGGCCGGTGTCGGCCGGGCCGTCGGGCTCGGGGTCTCTGACGCCCAGGGCCTGGTCCACCGGCCCGGGTTCGGCTGGGACACCCGGGAGCTGCTGCGCGCCTGCGGGCTCGCGGTGTGGGAGTTCGACCATCTCGTCGAGGGGCAGTCCGCGTTCGCGGCCGAGGCCACCGGCACCTTCCCCTCACCGGTCATGGACGTGGACCAGGGCTACGAGGTGTATCTCGGCCAACTCCGGGAGCGCTCCCCCAAGTTCACCAGGACCACGCTTGCCAAAGAGCGCAAGCTGGGCCGCGACCACCCGGACGTGCGGTATGTGCACGACGAGCGGGACCCGGCCGCGCTGCGCACCCTGATGGAGTGGAAGTCGGCGCAGTACCGCAGGACCGGGCGCAGCGACCGCTTCGCGTCCGACTGGATCACGCGGCTGGTGGAGCAGCTCTTCCACACCCGGACCGAGTCGTTCGCCGGGGTGCTGTCGGTGCTGTACACCGGCGACAAGCCGATCGCCGCGCACTTCGGGCTGCGGACCGAACGGGTGCTGGCCTGCTGGTTCCCGGCGTACGACCCGGCGTTCTCGAAGTACTCCCCCGGTCTGGTGCTGCACCTGCGGATGGCCGAGGCGGCCGCCGCCGACGGCATCGCCTATCTGGACCTCGGCCGGGGCCAGAAGGAATACAAGGACTCCCTGAAGTCGCGCGAGCTCAGCGTGGCCGAGGGGTGGGTGACCCGGAGTCATCCGGTGGCGTTCGGGCATCGGGCACGGCGTGCCCCGGTGCGGGCCCTGCGCAATGTCGTGGTGTCCCGCCCGGAGCTGTTCGAGCCCGCGGACCGGCTGCTGAAGCGGGTGGGCAAGATCCGCTCAGGTCGGAAGTAA
- a CDS encoding GH39 family glycosyl hydrolase produces the protein MGRHGWNSGARRWRLTALLGVGVAALALVVTLLNTLPGNGASTEGTSRDGDKVHGTPAPTTGAAKPEVGWGFTHTQFSADEGSAAATKRVEERIADSGGLPQIQHIMGWGADNPEPVRGRYDFEAMDRRIDFVRASGGTPVVTLCCAPDWMKGGEAGVDNTDWSQAALETAPDPEHFDDFAALAATVAKRYPDVRHFIVWNEFKGFWNDAEARWDHEGYTQLYNRVYRALKKVNPEIMVGGPYLVMDSLDPREEHASPSLKGRWGAMDRRVLDAFSYWNQHKAGADFVVVDGSSYTRDDELLPDEFAATDKFTAVGEWVRRQTGDELPLWWAEYYVEPADGDDNRHGWSETRRTAVHAAGLIAMAKGGAGSGFYWNPEAEKGTECPGCLWTPTSGADGGRKLPMYDLLARFTAEFPPGTEYRDLTAAPQVRVLATDRTALVVNTLDRSTEATVDDKKIKLQAYEVRWLGRGAT, from the coding sequence ATGGGACGACATGGGTGGAATTCGGGGGCACGGCGGTGGCGGCTCACCGCGCTGCTCGGTGTGGGCGTGGCCGCTCTGGCCCTGGTGGTGACCCTGCTCAACACGCTGCCCGGCAACGGCGCGAGCACCGAGGGCACCTCACGCGACGGCGACAAGGTGCACGGCACCCCGGCCCCCACGACCGGCGCGGCGAAACCCGAGGTGGGCTGGGGGTTCACCCATACCCAGTTCAGCGCCGACGAGGGCAGCGCGGCCGCGACGAAGCGGGTCGAGGAGCGCATCGCCGACAGCGGCGGGCTGCCGCAGATCCAGCACATCATGGGCTGGGGCGCCGACAACCCCGAGCCGGTGCGGGGGCGTTACGACTTCGAGGCCATGGACCGCCGGATCGACTTCGTCCGCGCCTCGGGCGGCACCCCGGTCGTCACCCTGTGCTGCGCCCCGGACTGGATGAAGGGCGGCGAGGCCGGGGTCGACAACACCGACTGGAGCCAGGCGGCTCTGGAGACCGCCCCGGACCCCGAGCACTTCGACGACTTCGCGGCGCTCGCGGCGACGGTCGCCAAACGCTATCCGGACGTACGGCACTTCATCGTGTGGAACGAGTTCAAGGGCTTCTGGAACGACGCCGAGGCCCGCTGGGACCATGAGGGGTACACCCAGCTGTACAACCGGGTCTACCGGGCGCTGAAGAAGGTCAACCCCGAGATCATGGTCGGCGGCCCGTATCTGGTGATGGACAGCCTCGATCCGCGCGAGGAGCACGCCTCCCCGAGCCTCAAGGGCCGTTGGGGCGCGATGGACCGGCGGGTGCTGGACGCGTTCTCCTACTGGAACCAGCACAAGGCGGGCGCGGACTTCGTCGTCGTCGACGGCTCCAGCTACACCCGGGACGACGAACTGCTCCCCGACGAGTTCGCGGCGACCGACAAGTTCACCGCCGTCGGCGAGTGGGTGCGCCGGCAGACCGGTGACGAACTGCCCCTGTGGTGGGCCGAGTACTACGTCGAGCCCGCCGACGGCGACGACAACCGGCACGGCTGGTCGGAGACCCGCCGGACCGCCGTGCACGCCGCCGGACTGATCGCCATGGCCAAGGGCGGCGCGGGATCCGGCTTCTACTGGAACCCGGAGGCCGAGAAGGGCACCGAGTGCCCGGGCTGCCTGTGGACGCCCACCAGCGGCGCCGACGGCGGGCGGAAACTGCCCATGTACGACCTGCTGGCCCGGTTCACGGCCGAGTTCCCGCCGGGCACCGAGTACCGGGACCTGACCGCCGCGCCCCAGGTGCGGGTGCTGGCGACGGACCGGACCGCCCTGGTGGTGAACACCCTCGACCGGTCCACGGAGGCGACCGTCGACGACAAGAAGATCAAGTTGCAGGCCTACGAGGTCAGATGGCTCGGCCGAGGAGCCACCTGA